In the Candidatus Thermoplasmatota archaeon genome, GAGACCAGCTCCTCGACGGCGTCAAGCCTCTGGTTGATGGCTCGGACATCCATCAGCGGCCCCATCAACCATTTCTTGAGAAGGCGAGCACCCATAGGAGTGAGCGTGCGATCGAGAATGGACACCAACGTGTTCTCTTGGCTCCCGTCACGGACGTTCTTAAGAACCTCGAGGTTTCTCAGAGTGGTCTGGTCGAGGACGAGCTTGTCCGAGGTCGAGAAGAACTTAGGGGCGGAGAGGAAATCGAGGCTTCTCTTCTGTGTCGCCTCGACATAGCGAAGGACGGCTCCCGCGCTGGAGATCGCCAAGGACTTATCCGCGAACCCCAGACCCTCCAGGGTCTGGACCTTGAAGTGCCTCTTGAGCAGAGACTCTGAGGCTTCCTTGATGAATGAGACATCGTCCACTTGAGTGAGAGAAGCCCCGGACACTGTGAACTCGTCCTTGAGCTTCTTCGAGTCGAATCCCGCTTGATGAAGGATCTCCTTGGGAGCTCTCTGCGCGAATTCGGTCAGAACCTTGGTCTCAGCATCCTCGCCTTGGACCTGAGTCGCAACGAACTCACCTGTCGAGATGTCGACGAAGGACATTCCATAGGCGTCTCCGACTTTGGCAATTGACATCAGATAGTTGTTCGCCTTGCTGTCCAGGACGGTGCTCTCGAGCACCGTGCCGGGCGTGACGACTCTCACGACATCCCTATCGACTAGGCCTTTCGCATACCTCGGATCCTCCATCTGCTCGCATATCGCGACCTTGTACCCTTTGTCCACGAGCTTCGGGAGATAGGAGTCGAGCGCGTGCCAAGGGACTCCGCAAAGGGGTATCCTCTCCTTCTTGCCCCGCTCCCGGGAAGTGAGAGTGATCTCGAGCTCCTTGGACCCGATGACGGCGTCCTCGCCGAACATCTCGTAGAAGTCGCCCATGCGGTAGAGCAACAGGCAGTCCTTGTATTGCTCCTTGATGCGGAAATACTGCTCCATCATCGGCGTGGCTGCCCTTGCCAAAGACTTGCTCCCCGTCCGGAAAAGGATGAGGTGTGATATTTCTATTTATGGACAGCGGCCGAAGATGTACTCCAAAGTAGAAACTGGACTACCGAGATCGGATTGGGACGAGGAATCCTCGCGCCACGACGCTCAGAAGAGGGCGGGCCGGTCCTCATAGAAACGCGATGCCTGCGAGCGAGGGATGACATCAGGGATTGGGCTCAGACTCCCAACAGGTGAATGACCGGATCGCGCATCCGAAAGGGGCAATGGCGATGCGGATGGTACAATACGGACGGACCAATCCCGGCTTCGCAACGCATATATATCGGCGTTATATAACATGGTTAAGAGTTGGGCGAGTTGGGCAACCGGGAAACCGGAGATGAAGTGCGCTGACCTCGTTGTTGCCCACGATATCTGACTTGTGTTTCAAGAAGGGGGGAATTGAACGAATCCAAGGAGGAAAGTGATTTCGGTCGTCGCAGTGCTTGCAACGCTCGCATTCATAATGCCGAGCGCGGCCAACGTGGCGTATCCGGACAAGGTACAGGATTGCAGCAAATGCCACGGGCCCGCGCTGGGAACATACTACGAGGACATCATGTCGATAAGCGTGTCCAAGACTGTGCTCCTGCCGGGGGAGATCTATAGCGTGGGCATAGACATTGTCATTCAGACGGGCTTATCCAAGAAGGAAACGGGATACGCGATTGAGGACCTAGGTGCGAGCACATGGCCCGTCTGGCTTGACACCACCGTGGTGCAGAGCCACTACGATCAGGCGATGACGGCTCCGAGCACGCCAGGCAGCTACAGCTACAGAGTCTGGGGCGAGTCAGGACCGGCGACGTCGAACGGGAAGACCGACTACGATGACTACACGATAGCGGTAGAGCAGGCTCCACCGGTGAACAGACCGCCGACCGTCGCTCCACTTGCGAACGTGAGCGGCGCGGCGAGGATTGCGATGAACTTCAGCGCCTCGGCGACCGACCTCGACGGGGACATTCTGACGTACACCTGGAACTTCGGCGATAGCACTGCCCTCGTTGTGGGTAGCTCGGTGTCGCACACATACATCGCTGCTGGTTTGCACACCTTCACGGTATCAGTGGATGACGCCCATGGTCACAACGTCACGGCCTCTGCGAACGCCAACGTAACCGCGCCCTTCATACTCAACCTCGTGACGGGTTGGAACTTCGTGTCTCTACCCCTTGTCGGCTACGGCTACAAGGCGAGCACGCTCGGCCTGAACTCGGGTGACACGGTGGCCCAATGGAACCCAGCGACAGGAATGTATCAGAGCCACATTGTCGGTGTTCCAGTGAACGACTTCACCATCGCTCCGAGCACCGGCTACTGGATCAACGTGCCGAGCGGGACGAGGACGCTCACTCTCTACGGAAGCGTCCCGACTGCCGTGCAGTCTAAGACGATCACCGTCCCGGCGGGTGGCGGCTGGGCGATCATAGGCTTCGAGTCGCTCAACATGACCAGGCATGCGAGGGATATCCCCGCGATGTATAGCGTCGCAGGGAGCATCACGACGGTAGCATCCTACAACCCGGTCACGAAGGCGTACACGAGCTGGCTCAGCGTCATACCGGCCGTGAACAACTTCCTGCTGGTCCCCGGACAGGCATACTGGATCTTGGTCGGTGCGAGCGGAACGCTGACCTATAACCCATGAGAAGTCGAGGATGGACAGCAGCGGGAGGATCGCGGCATCGGTACCGGTGACGCATCTCGCTCAAGAAAGATGAGCCCGACATCGATACCTTCGCAGCCGGGCAAGCGCGTCATGCGAAGACGGTAAGTTGCTGTCCTTTCAAACCTTTTCGTTTTCATTTCGTTCTGGTCGCGACTCAACGTACTCATCGTCCAAGGACAGCTCACATACCCCGCGGCTGGGGCACGATACATTCTTAGCAGACCTTGTCGTTCAGTGGCATATCCGGAGCATAGTGGCCATGCCAGTTGTTAGCAAACTCATCGTGTACACAGACGGAGGGTCGAGGGGAAACCCCGGCCCGGCGGCGATAGCTTATGTGATGTATGATTCAGTGGGCAGCATCATCGAAAAGGATTCCAAAAGCATCGGCAGGCACACCAACAACGAGGCGGAGTATGAAGCGGTGCTCTGGGCAATCGAGAGGATCAGAGAGCGAAGCTGTCTCAGCGTCAAGGTCTTCACAGACAGCGAGTTCGTTGTCAAGCAGGTCAAGGGAATCTATGTCCGAAAAGATCCTCGGATGGCTCAGTACGCGAGGCGAGTGGAGGCCAACTTGAGACTGTTTGACTCCTTCGAGCTGAACCATGTGCCGCGGACCAACCCGAGACAGGCGATGGTCGACTCGATGGTCAACGCCGCTTTGGACGCCAATAGTTGATG is a window encoding:
- a CDS encoding DNA mismatch repair protein MutS; its protein translation is MARAATPMMEQYFRIKEQYKDCLLLYRMGDFYEMFGEDAVIGSKELEITLTSRERGKKERIPLCGVPWHALDSYLPKLVDKGYKVAICEQMEDPRYAKGLVDRDVVRVVTPGTVLESTVLDSKANNYLMSIAKVGDAYGMSFVDISTGEFVATQVQGEDAETKVLTEFAQRAPKEILHQAGFDSKKLKDEFTVSGASLTQVDDVSFIKEASESLLKRHFKVQTLEGLGFADKSLAISSAGAVLRYVEATQKRSLDFLSAPKFFSTSDKLVLDQTTLRNLEVLKNVRDGSQENTLVSILDRTLTPMGARLLKKWLMGPLMDVRAINQRLDAVEELVSKTVTRHDIADPLEQVRDLERLIGKVIYGSANARDLVAIKGCLEVVPELRSTLGELRSEMLLTLAKEMVDVGDV
- a CDS encoding PKD domain-containing protein, whose product is MISVVAVLATLAFIMPSAANVAYPDKVQDCSKCHGPALGTYYEDIMSISVSKTVLLPGEIYSVGIDIVIQTGLSKKETGYAIEDLGASTWPVWLDTTVVQSHYDQAMTAPSTPGSYSYRVWGESGPATSNGKTDYDDYTIAVEQAPPVNRPPTVAPLANVSGAARIAMNFSASATDLDGDILTYTWNFGDSTALVVGSSVSHTYIAAGLHTFTVSVDDAHGHNVTASANANVTAPFILNLVTGWNFVSLPLVGYGYKASTLGLNSGDTVAQWNPATGMYQSHIVGVPVNDFTIAPSTGYWINVPSGTRTLTLYGSVPTAVQSKTITVPAGGGWAIIGFESLNMTRHARDIPAMYSVAGSITTVASYNPVTKAYTSWLSVIPAVNNFLLVPGQAYWILVGASGTLTYNP
- a CDS encoding ribonuclease HI family protein: MPVVSKLIVYTDGGSRGNPGPAAIAYVMYDSVGSIIEKDSKSIGRHTNNEAEYEAVLWAIERIRERSCLSVKVFTDSEFVVKQVKGIYVRKDPRMAQYARRVEANLRLFDSFELNHVPRTNPRQAMVDSMVNAALDANS